In Thalassotalea sp. Sam97, a single window of DNA contains:
- the ptsP gene encoding phosphoenolpyruvate--protein phosphotransferase, whose translation MSSASRLTLTAPMKGDFIPLESVPDPAFAEKMVGDGVAIDPVEGKLFAPCDGEVVMIHPAKHALSLKTQLGVEVLMHIGIDTVKIRGEGFDVKVAQGQQVSAGDLLIDFDIDSVASQAASLITPILITDQEAVAHFDIQATNQLEPGDTLFDAHINTGQSTADNAGPVVQSKLLTVANATGIHARPAAYLVKIAKQHPTNITLLAGQRSANAKSVVAIMGLNIGFADEIQFQTSGADAEQILGQLEQAVISGLGEDVQAVDTEQQDSIEQEPSLLFSHNDNANELTGICASPGFAHGPLFKLEKMTYDYPKYGSDIESEANLFEMALKNAKQLLQQALQEQQAEEHNEQAEILAAHMELLDDPALATDTLNQIEQKLSAPAAWQNAIDSQVTILEGLNNPLMQQRAADLRDVGFRVLRQLLGIDEADLSKLPPGCILATEEMTPSQIAKIDANLVSGVLTVTGSASSHVAIIARSRSIPMLAAVDDSIMNTVNGTDLLVNADEDFVLLEPSDDQVAQLNAKKLAAEALQAKAQQSAMELTTTLDGVNIEVAANLGDVTKAQTAAEQGAEGIGLLRSEFLFLDRVTAPSEDEQVQAYSTLLNGIGRERSAIVRTLDVGGDKPLPYVKIPFEENPFLGERGIRICLDRPHLLRTQFRALLRASPGYKLRIMLPMISSLRELTIAKQVLHEEADKLGIQAVELGVMIEVPSAALMADVLAQEADFFSIGTNDLTQYTLAIDRGNARLASLADNLHPAVLRMIDHTVKGAQKYGRWVGVCGGMAEQVSAQPILVGLGVNELSVSISSIAETKYRVRTFDSNVCRQLAEQALLCDGPEQVKHLIQQSNLLDV comes from the coding sequence ATGAGCTCAGCTTCGAGATTAACTTTAACAGCACCAATGAAAGGTGATTTTATCCCATTGGAGTCGGTGCCCGATCCGGCATTTGCTGAAAAGATGGTCGGTGACGGCGTCGCCATCGATCCTGTTGAAGGCAAATTATTTGCCCCTTGTGATGGTGAAGTCGTGATGATTCACCCTGCAAAGCACGCACTTTCATTAAAAACCCAATTGGGTGTCGAAGTATTAATGCACATAGGCATCGATACGGTAAAAATCCGTGGTGAAGGCTTTGATGTAAAAGTGGCACAAGGCCAGCAGGTTAGCGCCGGAGATTTACTGATTGATTTTGATATCGATTCTGTCGCGTCACAAGCAGCCTCCCTTATCACCCCTATTCTTATCACTGATCAAGAAGCAGTCGCTCACTTTGACATTCAGGCGACTAATCAGCTAGAGCCTGGCGATACATTATTTGATGCTCATATAAACACAGGTCAAAGCACCGCCGATAACGCTGGGCCCGTTGTTCAATCAAAATTGTTAACGGTTGCTAATGCCACCGGCATTCACGCTCGACCGGCAGCTTATTTAGTAAAAATAGCCAAACAACACCCTACCAACATTACGTTACTTGCTGGTCAACGCTCAGCGAATGCGAAAAGTGTCGTTGCCATCATGGGATTAAATATTGGCTTTGCCGATGAAATACAGTTTCAAACATCAGGCGCTGATGCCGAACAAATACTTGGCCAATTGGAACAAGCCGTCATTTCTGGCTTAGGCGAAGATGTCCAAGCCGTAGACACAGAGCAGCAAGATAGCATTGAACAAGAGCCTTCATTATTATTTAGCCACAATGACAATGCCAATGAACTCACTGGGATCTGTGCTTCACCAGGGTTTGCCCATGGTCCATTATTTAAATTAGAAAAAATGACCTATGACTACCCGAAATATGGCTCAGATATTGAAAGTGAAGCAAATCTGTTTGAAATGGCTCTTAAGAATGCAAAACAACTGCTGCAACAAGCGCTGCAAGAGCAACAAGCTGAAGAGCATAACGAGCAAGCTGAAATATTAGCGGCCCATATGGAGTTGCTCGACGACCCTGCGCTTGCCACCGACACCCTAAACCAAATAGAACAAAAACTTTCCGCGCCGGCCGCATGGCAAAATGCTATAGACAGTCAAGTAACCATTCTTGAAGGACTCAACAACCCTTTGATGCAACAACGGGCTGCAGATTTACGCGATGTCGGATTTAGAGTGTTGCGACAATTATTAGGAATTGATGAAGCCGATTTAAGTAAGTTACCTCCAGGCTGTATATTAGCTACCGAGGAGATGACCCCTTCGCAAATAGCTAAAATTGACGCGAATTTAGTCAGTGGCGTATTAACGGTAACCGGCAGTGCTTCCTCTCATGTTGCTATTATTGCTCGCTCTCGCAGCATTCCGATGCTCGCCGCAGTAGACGACTCAATCATGAACACAGTAAATGGTACCGATTTATTAGTCAATGCAGACGAAGACTTCGTACTATTAGAGCCAAGTGATGACCAGGTCGCTCAATTAAATGCAAAGAAATTAGCTGCCGAAGCATTACAAGCCAAAGCTCAACAGTCCGCAATGGAGTTAACCACTACCCTTGATGGTGTAAATATAGAGGTTGCTGCCAATCTTGGTGATGTTACTAAGGCGCAAACCGCCGCCGAGCAAGGCGCAGAAGGCATAGGCTTACTCAGATCGGAGTTTCTGTTCTTAGACCGAGTAACAGCACCGAGCGAGGACGAACAAGTTCAAGCGTATAGCACATTACTTAACGGGATTGGTCGGGAGCGCTCAGCAATTGTGCGGACCTTAGATGTTGGTGGTGATAAACCACTTCCTTACGTGAAAATCCCCTTTGAAGAAAACCCTTTTCTTGGCGAACGTGGTATTCGTATTTGCCTTGATAGACCACACTTACTGCGAACCCAATTCCGTGCTCTGTTACGTGCCTCTCCAGGTTATAAATTACGCATTATGTTACCCATGATCTCGTCATTACGTGAATTGACCATTGCCAAACAAGTACTTCATGAAGAAGCCGATAAATTGGGCATTCAGGCCGTCGAGCTAGGCGTGATGATTGAAGTGCCATCGGCGGCATTAATGGCCGATGTACTCGCCCAAGAAGCAGACTTTTTTTCGATTGGAACCAACGATTTAACTCAGTACACCTTAGCCATTGATCGTGGCAATGCACGGCTTGCTAGTCTGGCTGACAATTTACACCCTGCGGTGTTAAGAATGATCGATCACACCGTCAAAGGCGCACAAAAGTATGGTCGCTGGGTTGGTGTATGTGGTGGCATGGCTGAACAAGTCAGTGCGCAGCCTATTTTGGTTGGCCTTGGTGTTAATGAGCTATCGGTGAGTATATCTTCGATTGCCGAAACCAAATATCGAGTACGCACATTCGACAGTAACGTTTGTCGGCAACTGGCAGAGCAAGCCTTATTGTGTGACGGTCCAGAGCAGGTAAAACACTTAATACAACAATCAAATCTGCTTGATGTTTAG
- a CDS encoding NADPH-dependent FMN reductase has product MKIIAFAASSSSKSINKILVTYAANLVSGADVEVVDINDYELPLFSEDKEVELGKPALAQQFFDKLGSGDAIMISYAEHNGSYTAAFKNLFDWTSRVNMKVYQNKPMILLSTSPGPGGAASVLATATDSAPYFDGDVQGTMSIPSFYDNFDIENNCLKDEDLQYQLQQVVNSLQD; this is encoded by the coding sequence GTGAAAATTATCGCCTTTGCAGCCTCTTCAAGCTCAAAATCTATAAATAAAATTCTGGTCACTTACGCCGCCAACTTAGTATCAGGTGCAGATGTTGAAGTGGTTGATATTAACGATTATGAACTGCCTTTATTTAGTGAAGATAAAGAAGTAGAACTCGGTAAGCCAGCATTAGCTCAGCAGTTTTTCGATAAATTAGGGAGTGGCGATGCCATTATGATTTCCTATGCTGAACACAATGGCAGTTACACTGCAGCGTTTAAAAACTTATTTGATTGGACTTCTCGAGTCAACATGAAGGTTTATCAAAACAAACCTATGATATTGTTATCGACCTCACCAGGCCCTGGCGGTGCAGCTAGTGTATTAGCGACAGCGACAGACTCAGCTCCATATTTTGATGGTGACGTTCAAGGCACCATGTCTATCCCAAGCTTTTACGATAACTTTGATATTGAAAACAACTGTTTAAAAGACGAAGATTTACAATATCAACTGCAGCAAGTAGTCAATTCACTGCAAGATTAA
- a CDS encoding phosphotransferase has protein sequence MSSFTHYLTSQQAVKVEVIQSLWSGYGEIARYQVGHDRFFVAKQISIPDSVYHPRGWHSNIAHQRKLTSYQVEADFYRQLAPLLDDNARVAKLHAILGAGAEQVIIMEDLADSGFMVLPDEVTAKAAGLCVRWLAYFHANSLKAIKDAPQIVDSLWSTGSYWHLATRPDEYLSMADSPLKQQAQRIDQKLSRARYQTVIHGDAKLANFCFDVDGKQVAAVDFQYPGLGVGIKDVMYLLTSIFDNDQLHQHANEYVDRYFEHLRHAFALYGITETVADVEREWRELYVYCWADFHRFLAGWCADHVKVNDYMLQQTRRCLLHLDE, from the coding sequence GTGTCATCATTTACTCATTACCTCACATCACAACAAGCTGTTAAAGTAGAAGTTATTCAATCTCTTTGGAGTGGCTATGGTGAAATCGCTCGTTACCAAGTTGGCCATGATCGTTTTTTTGTCGCTAAGCAAATCTCCATTCCTGATTCGGTTTATCACCCTCGTGGCTGGCATAGTAATATTGCTCATCAACGCAAACTGACCTCGTACCAAGTTGAAGCGGATTTTTATCGCCAGTTAGCACCATTGCTCGATGACAATGCTCGGGTAGCTAAGTTACATGCCATTTTGGGAGCGGGTGCAGAGCAAGTAATTATTATGGAAGATCTCGCGGACAGTGGCTTTATGGTGTTGCCAGATGAGGTGACGGCTAAAGCGGCGGGGTTATGCGTGCGCTGGCTTGCCTATTTTCATGCCAATAGCCTTAAGGCAATTAAAGACGCGCCACAAATAGTCGATTCGTTATGGTCTACAGGCAGCTATTGGCATTTAGCTACACGCCCTGATGAATACCTGAGTATGGCTGATAGCCCGTTAAAACAGCAGGCGCAGCGGATTGACCAGAAGCTTAGTCGTGCGCGATATCAAACGGTAATCCATGGCGATGCGAAGCTTGCTAATTTTTGCTTTGATGTTGATGGCAAACAAGTGGCAGCGGTTGATTTTCAATACCCAGGACTTGGTGTCGGTATCAAAGATGTCATGTATTTGTTAACCAGTATTTTTGATAATGACCAATTACACCAGCATGCTAATGAGTATGTGGATCGTTATTTTGAGCATTTACGCCATGCATTTGCCTTGTATGGCATAACCGAAACGGTCGCAGATGTGGAACGCGAGTGGCGAGAGCTTTACGTCTATTGCTGGGCTGACTTTCATCGCTTTTTAGCTGGGTGGTGTGCTGATCACGTCAAAGTAAACGATTACATGCTGCAGCAAACCCGTCGTTGTTTGCTGCACCTTGATGAATGA
- a CDS encoding pirin family protein, with the protein MKIIDITKASATQDGAGVKISRVADFSGKGLDPFLMIDELKSDDKNDFIGGFPAHPHRGIETFTYMIKGGFEHQDQMGNKKAILEGDVQWMSTGFGVVHSEMPIASDDGMHGFQIWVNMPAKDKLRDPMYKDSVATPLPVIQLGQGSYLKALAGTWAIEDSEVRSPLSELSADAAIADLRIKQGQTIRIDRSAYEQAFVYIHSGEINDVKAAHLIRVDSSQPLIFTAKEDAGALIFSGNKIREKIAHMGPFVMNTQAELRQAVEDYHAGRMGTID; encoded by the coding sequence ATGAAAATTATAGACATAACCAAAGCATCAGCGACTCAAGATGGCGCTGGCGTTAAAATTTCTCGAGTGGCTGATTTTAGCGGTAAAGGGTTAGATCCTTTTTTGATGATTGACGAGTTAAAATCTGACGATAAAAACGATTTTATCGGTGGTTTTCCAGCCCATCCGCATCGAGGTATAGAAACCTTTACTTATATGATCAAAGGTGGTTTTGAGCACCAAGATCAAATGGGTAACAAAAAGGCTATACTCGAAGGCGATGTGCAATGGATGAGCACCGGTTTTGGTGTGGTCCATTCAGAAATGCCGATAGCCAGCGACGACGGCATGCATGGTTTTCAAATTTGGGTCAATATGCCGGCTAAAGACAAGCTGCGCGACCCTATGTATAAGGATTCGGTAGCAACGCCATTACCCGTTATTCAACTTGGCCAAGGGAGCTATTTAAAAGCACTTGCTGGAACCTGGGCCATAGAGGATAGCGAGGTGCGCTCGCCATTGTCAGAGCTATCGGCAGATGCGGCGATTGCGGACTTACGTATTAAACAAGGACAAACGATACGCATTGACCGTAGCGCCTATGAACAGGCCTTTGTTTATATTCATAGTGGTGAGATTAATGACGTTAAGGCGGCACATTTGATTCGCGTTGATTCGAGTCAACCTTTGATTTTTACCGCCAAAGAGGATGCTGGCGCACTGATTTTTTCAGGTAATAAAATCCGTGAAAAAATCGCCCATATGGGACCGTTTGTCATGAATACACAAGCGGAGTTAAGACAAGCAGTCGAAGACTATCATGCCGGTCGAATGGGAACGATCGATTGA
- a CDS encoding alpha/beta fold hydrolase produces MPQQSLYIDVDNGHQLHIRHIYSEHANDQTNVPILMVHGAIENGRIFYSTSGKGLGPYLAENGFDVYVMDMRGRGLSTPKINAESDFGQYETINIDLPACIDFVWQRCGQPMQLISHSWGGVLLASLLARYPSYLDQVRSNICFGTKRSITRQTLEKVLKVDIMWNRLLPFVAKQVGYFDAKKWRVGADSETRQSLAHSVAWVKRAPWIDPRDGFDYGHAAGLLNWPPTWHLTGVNDSLLGHAQDVKHFIEESNNLTAKFSLLGTTHGNLVDYDHNDILTHPKARADHFPQLVTWLKQH; encoded by the coding sequence ATGCCTCAGCAGTCTTTGTATATTGACGTTGATAACGGACACCAACTTCATATACGCCATATTTACAGCGAACACGCGAACGACCAAACTAACGTCCCTATTTTGATGGTCCATGGGGCAATCGAAAATGGTCGTATTTTTTATTCCACATCAGGTAAAGGCTTGGGCCCATATTTAGCGGAAAATGGCTTTGATGTTTATGTTATGGATATGCGTGGTAGAGGTTTAAGTACGCCGAAAATCAACGCTGAATCTGATTTTGGTCAATATGAAACCATTAATATAGATCTGCCTGCTTGCATCGACTTTGTTTGGCAACGCTGTGGGCAACCAATGCAGCTTATTAGTCATTCTTGGGGCGGCGTATTGCTAGCAAGTTTACTTGCTCGTTACCCTAGTTACCTTGACCAAGTGCGTAGCAATATATGCTTTGGTACCAAACGCAGTATAACCCGACAAACGTTAGAAAAAGTATTGAAAGTAGACATTATGTGGAATCGCTTATTGCCGTTTGTTGCTAAGCAAGTTGGTTATTTTGATGCCAAAAAGTGGCGTGTTGGTGCCGATAGTGAAACACGTCAATCACTTGCTCACAGTGTCGCTTGGGTAAAGCGAGCACCATGGATAGATCCTCGAGATGGCTTTGATTACGGCCATGCAGCAGGTTTATTAAATTGGCCACCAACATGGCACTTAACCGGGGTTAATGATTCATTATTAGGTCATGCTCAAGACGTAAAGCACTTTATTGAAGAGAGTAATAACTTAACGGCGAAATTTAGTTTGCTAGGTACCACGCACGGTAATTTAGTGGATTATGATCATAACGATATTCTAACGCACCCAAAAGCACGAGCAGATCATTTCCCACAATTGGTAACTTGGCTAAAGCAACACTAA
- a CDS encoding GNAT family N-acetyltransferase produces the protein MIKIRPYAEHDAKALWDIHFHTIQHINIGDYSQAQVEAWAPENKDFSLWQTRMQRLSPFIAEIDGVIVGYSDLQTDGLIDHFFCHHEYQGQGVGKALMKHILETGKVRGLKRFYSQVSITAKPFYQHFGFDVVKAQEVEIRGQVLNNFVMEKYAD, from the coding sequence ATGATAAAAATTAGGCCGTATGCTGAGCATGATGCGAAGGCATTATGGGATATCCACTTTCACACCATTCAACATATAAACATTGGTGATTACTCTCAAGCTCAAGTTGAAGCTTGGGCGCCAGAGAATAAAGATTTTTCACTTTGGCAAACTCGCATGCAAAGATTATCGCCTTTCATAGCTGAAATTGATGGAGTTATTGTTGGCTATAGCGACCTGCAGACTGATGGCCTCATCGACCACTTCTTTTGCCACCACGAATATCAAGGACAAGGTGTCGGTAAAGCTTTAATGAAGCATATTCTAGAAACGGGAAAAGTGCGCGGTTTAAAACGTTTTTACTCGCAAGTGAGTATTACCGCCAAGCCGTTTTATCAACACTTTGGTTTTGACGTTGTGAAAGCTCAGGAGGTAGAGATACGTGGACAGGTATTAAACAATTTTGTTATGGAAAAATACGCTGACTAG
- a CDS encoding M14 family metallocarboxypeptidase: MSQVRQYDIGTPGQKWQDNERQQWLARQIIKRSYQQDVVSQVQALADKFTVEQYGELNYQAGNYPLLALISQDIDINKPWVLVTGGVHGYETSGVHGALRFAQTSAEEYQAFFNFLILPCISPWGYETINRWNQHAIDPNRSFYADSPATESAAAMALVDKLEIEFVMHIDLHETTDTDNSEFRPALAARDGIFQTNWNIPDGFYLVGDSSSPQAEFQQAVITAVKQVTHIAPADDNGQLIGVDLAQLGVVNYDARPLGLCMGMTDATYKTTTEVYPDSPKVDDENCIVAQVAAITGGLDFLLRR; the protein is encoded by the coding sequence ATGAGCCAAGTTAGACAATATGATATCGGTACACCAGGGCAAAAATGGCAAGATAATGAGCGTCAGCAATGGTTAGCAAGACAAATCATTAAACGCAGTTACCAACAAGACGTTGTCAGTCAAGTGCAAGCGCTGGCAGATAAATTTACGGTTGAGCAATATGGCGAGCTTAATTATCAGGCTGGAAATTATCCGTTGTTGGCATTAATTAGCCAAGACATCGACATTAACAAACCATGGGTATTGGTAACGGGTGGTGTGCATGGCTACGAAACCTCTGGTGTGCATGGTGCTTTGCGTTTTGCCCAGACTTCAGCTGAAGAATATCAAGCGTTCTTTAATTTTCTGATTTTGCCATGTATCAGTCCATGGGGATACGAAACCATTAATCGTTGGAATCAACACGCGATTGATCCAAATCGTTCATTTTACGCCGATTCACCAGCTACTGAGTCTGCGGCAGCGATGGCACTAGTTGATAAACTTGAGATAGAGTTTGTCATGCATATTGATTTACATGAAACAACTGATACAGATAACTCAGAGTTTCGCCCAGCGTTGGCGGCTCGCGATGGTATTTTCCAAACTAACTGGAATATACCAGACGGCTTTTATTTGGTTGGCGATAGCAGCAGTCCGCAAGCAGAATTTCAACAGGCTGTGATCACTGCCGTTAAGCAAGTAACACATATTGCCCCTGCCGATGATAACGGCCAGCTTATTGGTGTCGATTTGGCTCAACTTGGTGTTGTTAATTACGATGCCAGACCACTTGGCTTATGCATGGGAATGACCGACGCAACCTATAAAACGACAACTGAAGTTTATCCAGACAGTCCCAAAGTAGATGATGAAAACTGTATTGTGGCACAAGTGGCCGCCATTACCGGTGGTTTGGACTTTTTACTGCGCCGTTAA
- a CDS encoding thiol-disulfide oxidoreductase DCC family protein, with protein sequence MTQQLTIFYDGHCPLCVKEMRSLAARDDQQQLLLVDIHQPDFEQRYPQISKQQASRILHAIDASDDIILGLDVTYQAWALLGRGHWFVWLRWRWLKPVTDLGYRVFARYRYPLSLMLTGKSRCDSKQCNLSAGDKD encoded by the coding sequence ATGACTCAGCAATTGACCATATTTTATGATGGCCATTGTCCTCTTTGTGTTAAAGAAATGCGCTCATTAGCCGCGAGAGATGATCAACAACAACTGTTGCTTGTCGATATTCATCAGCCCGACTTCGAGCAACGTTATCCGCAAATAAGCAAGCAACAAGCAAGTCGAATTTTGCATGCGATAGATGCATCGGATGACATTATTTTGGGCTTAGATGTGACATATCAAGCTTGGGCGCTACTAGGACGCGGGCACTGGTTTGTTTGGTTACGTTGGCGCTGGCTAAAACCTGTCACCGATCTAGGGTACCGGGTATTTGCCCGCTATCGCTATCCTCTATCGTTAATGTTAACCGGAAAAAGTCGTTGCGACAGTAAACAATGTAACTTATCTGCGGGTGATAAAGATTAA
- a CDS encoding MipA/OmpV family protein produces the protein MIKEIFSTLSLAGLMLTSQASYANTTGPLSIDTQAGKPLWELGVFSAGFRGPMYPAAKDSQNKFIPVPLVIYRGKTIRLGDDSFVKAIAVEKERFKLDVSLSGAFNADSEDSRVREGMPDLDFMFEIGPEASFLLTDNLFLEHSHELWLKLPLRSVFSTDFSAVDHQGYVFQPELAFTVDDLFAEQSRFFASVAPIFTTDKTQAYFYDVELPYVTAERAFYQSKGGYLGTELSIANSIELNNEWMLFTAAQIGFWQGAKNASSPLHQQNVTYSIALGVKWTWLVSEERVR, from the coding sequence ATGATTAAAGAGATTTTTTCTACTCTCTCGCTTGCGGGATTGATGCTGACTAGCCAAGCCAGTTACGCCAACACAACAGGGCCATTATCGATAGATACTCAGGCGGGTAAACCGCTGTGGGAGCTAGGTGTGTTTTCTGCTGGATTTCGAGGTCCTATGTATCCTGCAGCGAAAGATTCTCAAAATAAATTTATTCCTGTGCCCTTGGTGATCTATCGTGGCAAAACAATACGCTTAGGTGATGATTCATTTGTAAAAGCCATTGCCGTTGAAAAAGAGCGTTTTAAATTGGATGTTAGTTTAAGCGGCGCATTTAATGCGGATTCAGAAGACTCGCGAGTACGCGAAGGGATGCCCGATTTAGATTTTATGTTTGAAATAGGCCCTGAAGCGAGCTTTTTATTGACTGATAACTTATTCCTAGAGCACAGTCACGAATTATGGTTGAAGCTGCCATTGCGCAGCGTATTTTCAACAGATTTTTCGGCTGTCGATCATCAAGGCTATGTATTCCAACCTGAACTGGCATTTACGGTAGATGATCTGTTTGCAGAACAATCTCGTTTTTTCGCCTCGGTTGCCCCCATTTTCACCACAGATAAGACTCAAGCGTATTTTTACGATGTAGAGTTGCCTTATGTCACTGCTGAGCGAGCTTTTTATCAGAGTAAAGGTGGTTATTTAGGCACAGAACTAAGCATCGCCAATAGCATTGAATTAAACAATGAATGGATGTTATTTACCGCCGCGCAAATAGGCTTTTGGCAGGGCGCTAAAAATGCGTCGAGCCCGTTGCATCAGCAAAATGTGACATACTCCATAGCACTCGGTGTTAAATGGACCTGGCTAGTTAGCGAAGAGCGTGTTCGCTAG
- a CDS encoding ABC transporter ATP-binding protein gives MFKRFESWIDPLAEQKVTRPPSGLLAFCLHYTRDFKWPLLLMSLLTAALAVLEVSLFGVMGELVDTLSKHTPETLWQEEGHRLVSYAVIVLVVIPVLVLLHALIIYQGLLGNYPMAIRWSAHRYLLNQSVAFYQNDFAGRVATKVMQTALAVRETVTKLLDVLVYIAVYVITMVVMIADADSRLLWPMLVWIIAYIGLQTYFLPRLKRVSTEQADARSLMTGRIVDSYTNITTVKLFAHTEQEAQYAKRSMQGFLDTVYRQMRLVTGINFSVQLINYLLIFSITAIAIFLWMEQAITAGSIAVAIALVLRLSSMSQWIMWEVSSLFENIGTVADGMSTLAKPVLVEDRHDAADIKVSQGAIDFDKVSFHYGENIGVISDLSLHIKAGEKVGLVGRSGAGKSTLVNLLMRFYDVESGRICIDQQDISRVKQDSLRAHIGMVTQDTSLLHRSIRENILYGKPDASEADLMAAIEQAQASDFIHQLTDPEGNVGLDAQVGERGVKLSGGQRQRIAIARVLLKNAPILLLDEATSALDSEVEAAIQESLYQLMQGKTVIAIAHRLSTIAAMDRLIVLDKGRIVEQGSHQELIAQGGIYAQLWAHQTGGFLGID, from the coding sequence ATGTTTAAACGTTTTGAATCTTGGATTGATCCACTCGCCGAGCAAAAAGTCACTCGTCCTCCGTCCGGTTTGCTGGCATTTTGCCTGCACTACACTCGTGACTTTAAGTGGCCATTGCTGTTGATGTCACTGCTCACAGCGGCTTTGGCGGTGCTTGAAGTGTCTTTATTTGGTGTGATGGGGGAGCTCGTTGACACGTTGTCAAAACACACCCCTGAAACGCTTTGGCAAGAAGAAGGACATCGGCTTGTCAGCTACGCCGTTATCGTTTTGGTGGTGATCCCAGTTTTGGTGTTATTGCATGCATTAATCATCTATCAGGGATTGCTTGGTAACTACCCTATGGCCATACGCTGGTCGGCCCATCGCTATTTGCTAAATCAAAGCGTCGCTTTTTATCAAAATGATTTTGCCGGGCGAGTCGCAACGAAAGTTATGCAAACTGCGCTTGCAGTGCGAGAAACGGTAACCAAATTACTCGATGTACTGGTTTATATTGCCGTCTACGTGATAACTATGGTGGTAATGATTGCAGATGCCGATAGCCGCTTGTTGTGGCCAATGTTGGTTTGGATTATCGCTTATATCGGGCTACAAACTTACTTTTTGCCGAGATTAAAGCGTGTATCAACCGAACAGGCCGATGCTCGCTCATTAATGACTGGACGAATTGTTGATAGTTACACCAATATCACCACCGTAAAATTATTTGCCCATACCGAACAAGAGGCGCAATACGCCAAGCGTAGTATGCAAGGTTTCTTAGATACCGTTTATCGACAAATGCGTCTGGTTACAGGGATCAACTTCTCTGTTCAGCTGATTAATTATTTATTAATTTTCTCGATTACCGCTATCGCCATCTTCTTATGGATGGAGCAGGCTATTACTGCCGGCTCAATTGCTGTTGCCATTGCGTTGGTGTTGCGTTTATCAAGCATGAGTCAATGGATCATGTGGGAAGTGAGCAGTCTATTTGAAAACATTGGTACCGTGGCCGATGGTATGTCTACCCTTGCTAAGCCTGTTTTGGTTGAAGACAGGCACGATGCCGCCGATATTAAGGTTAGCCAAGGTGCAATAGACTTTGACAAAGTGAGTTTTCATTACGGTGAAAATATTGGTGTTATCAGTGATCTGAGCCTGCATATTAAGGCCGGCGAGAAGGTCGGTTTGGTAGGGCGTTCGGGCGCTGGTAAATCAACCTTAGTCAATTTATTAATGCGATTTTATGATGTTGAAAGCGGTCGAATCTGTATCGACCAGCAGGATATTAGTCGCGTTAAACAAGACTCGTTAAGAGCTCATATTGGTATGGTTACCCAAGATACCTCGTTATTGCATCGCTCAATTAGGGAAAACATTTTATATGGCAAACCGGATGCGAGCGAAGCCGACTTGATGGCGGCAATAGAACAGGCCCAGGCGTCTGATTTTATTCATCAACTGACCGACCCAGAAGGTAACGTCGGCCTAGATGCACAAGTTGGCGAGCGCGGTGTTAAACTCAGCGGCGGGCAACGTCAACGTATTGCGATTGCTCGTGTGTTATTAAAAAATGCACCGATTTTGTTACTCGATGAAGCAACCTCGGCACTTGACTCGGAAGTTGAAGCGGCGATTCAAGAAAGTTTATATCAATTGATGCAAGGTAAAACCGTTATTGCTATTGCTCATCGACTGTCAACCATCGCCGCTATGGACCGTCTCATTGTTCTTGATAAAGGTCGAATTGTCGAGCAGGGAAGTCATCAAGAATTAATTGCTCAAGGTGGCATTTATGCACAGCTATGGGCGCATCAAACCGGTGGTTTTCTTGGTATTGATTAA